The sequence below is a genomic window from Chloracidobacterium sp..
ACATTATCCAAGAAGGCAACATTGGTCTGATTCGGGCAGTAGAGAAGTTTGACTGGCGGCGCGGCATCAAGTTTTCGACGTACGCTGTCTGGTGGATCAAACAGGCGATTCAGCTGGCGATCGCCAACCAGTCGCGCACCATTCGCTTGCCCACCTACATGGTGGATCGGGTCAATCGCGTCCGGCGTGTGCTGCGCCAAATGACGACAAATGGCGACGAGGAGCCGACGCCGGAGGAAATTGCGCCGCTGGTCGGCCTGACGCCGGAAGACGTGCGGCAGGTGCTCAATGTGGTGGCAGAGCCGGTTTCGCTTGAGACGCCGACGGCGGATGACGACGGCGAGCACTCGCTGGGCGACCTCCTCCCCGACCACAACAGCCAAGACCCCTTGCGCGCCTCAATGACGACGGAAATGGTGCAAAACCTACGTGAGGCGCTCAGTCGCCTGTCGGCGCGGGAGTCAGAGGTGCTAATGCTCCGGTTTGGGTTGATGCCGGACGGCCGCGAATGGACCCTCGAAGAGATTGGCGCGCGTTTCCAACTCACCCGCGAGCGGATTCGCCAGATTGAGATGCGCGCGCTGGCGAAGTTGAGCCACCCCAGCCGCAGCCGCAAACTGCGCGACGCCCTGTACCTATAAAGCCACTCCCTCAAAGGCAACCTTCATGCTGACGCTCAATGAATACCAGCAGGCCGCCGCACGCACCGCCGCCTACCCTAACCGTGGCGCCAACCTGATTTATCCGGTGTTAGGCTTGGCCAGCGAGGCTGGCGAGGTCGCCGGCAAGCTCAAAAAAGTCATCCGCGACGCCGACGGGAAGCTTTCCCCTGAACAGCGCGAGCGGCTTCTCGCGGAAGTAGGTGATGTGCTGTGGTACGTCGCGGCAGTATGCACGGAACTTGACGCCTCGCTGGAAGCCGTCGCCCGCGCCAACTTGGCAAAGCTGGCTTCACGGGCTGAACGCCACGTCATCGGCGGCGACGGCGACGTACGCTGAAGCGATCTCCCACAACACGAGCGGGTTCACTTGCGCCCAGACGCCACAGCATTCGGGCGACCCGGCGCTGAACGTTCACCCGCCGCAGGTTCCCCCGGCGACGTCGCGCGCGGCAAAGCTGTTGCCTTCATCCGCCGCAGCGTCGCCAGGCCTTGCTCAAAACGACTTCTCAAGTCAGCCCGCCCCCACTCGGTCAGCAGGCGCGCGCCGGGTTTGATTAGCGGCGCTATGCGTGCGTTCAACACAAAAGCCGGCTGCGCTGGAAAGGCTGTCAAAACTAGGTACACAGCTGAGAGAATGAGCCAAGCGCGGCCGACGCCTAGCGCCATGCCGCCCAGACGGTCAAGCTTTGCCAAGGACATCTTCCGCATTGCCTTACGCAGGCGACGTGTCAGGAACGCCCCGCCGACGCCCGCCGCGAGAATCGGCGCTAAAAACCCAAGGCCGTAGGCGATCGGCGACGCCAGCCCAAGCGCTGCGAAGCCGCGCCCGATGTCGTCGTAAAACACAAGCGCAACCACCAAACCGCCCAGCAATGCGCCGACGGAAACCACCGTCTTGATCATCCCCCGTAGTGCGCCACTGACGATGGAAAAAACCAGCACCACCCCGGCCAGCCAATCAAACGCCGTCATGCGAACCTCTTTCAGAAGAGCGCGTCGAGGGCGTCCAGCACTGACCGGACGCCGATAACCTCTAAACCATCGGGTACATCCAACCCCGGCAAATTTCCGGCGGGCATGATCACCCGTTCAAAGCCCATGGCGGCGACTTCGCGCAGCCGCGCCGCTGGTTGGCTGGTGGCGCGGACCTCACCAGCGAGGCCGACTTCGCCAAAAACGACCGTCGCCGGATCAATCGCCGTGTTGCGGAAACTCGACGCCAACGCCGCGACAATGCCCAAATCCACAGCCGGCTCGGCTAGCGTCAGCCCGCCGGCGACGTTGACAAACACATCATCGCCCAGCATCTGGAGGCCGGCGCGCTTTTCGAGCATCGCAATCAGCAGCGCCACGCGGTTTGGCTCAACCCCTTCGACAGTTCGGCGGCCGGTACCGTATTTGCTGCTGCTCACTAGCGCCTGCAACTCCACAAGCATCGGGCGCGTGCCTTCCATACAGGCGACGACGACCGATCCGGCGACGCCAACGGGACGCTGCTGCAAAAAGAGCGCCGATGGATTCGCCACCGGTACAAGCCCCGAACCCGTCATCTCAAACATGCCCAACTCGTTGGTCGCGCCGAAGCGATTCTTGACGGCGCGAATGACGCGATGGTTGTGGTGGCGCTCGCCTTCGAAGTAAATCACTGTATCCACAATGTGTTCGAGCGTTTTCGGCCCGGCCAGCGCGCCGTCCTTTGTGACGTGACCGATGAGAAAAATCGGTATGCCCTGATGCTTCGCCAACAGCAAGCACTGCCCAGCCGTTTCACGCACCTGCGAAACGCTGCCCGGCGCACTGTCCAGCCGCTCGGAATAGGCCGTCTGGATGGAGTCCACAACGATGAGCGTCGGCTTGAGGTTGGCGACGACTTCGAGCACTCGCTCCAAGCAGGTTTCCGGCAACAGGTGCAAATCGCCGGGGCGCAAGCCGAGCCGGTCGCCGCGCAACTTGATTTGCCGTTCAGATTCCTCGCCGCTGACGTACAACACCCGCTCGCCCCGACAACTCAGTCCGGCGGCCATTTGCAGCAGCAGCGTGGATTTGCCGATGCCTGGATCGCCGCCAATAAGCAGGAGGCTGCCTGGCACAATGCCGCCGCCCAACACGCGGTCAAGTTCGGCTATTCCAGACGAAAGACGCAAGTCATCTTGGCTCGGCACCTGCGCATAGAGCGTCGGCGCAATTTTCGCCGCCAGCTTCGCGCTTGCTTTTGAACCGCCTAACCCACGCGCCAGCGCCGCCGCTGAAACCGTCTTTTCCTCGCGCTCTTCGACAAACGAGTTCCACGCTCCGCAGTCAGGACAGCGGCCAAGCCATTTGCGGCTCTGGTAGCCGCACTGCTGACAGGCGAAAATCGTCTTTTCCTTGGGCATTTCGGGTTGCGTCCGGCTGAAATTTCAGCAATGAACGCACAAAGCGCGTTCCATGCGCCGTAAGCTTTCCACGAAAGGGCAACACCGCTCAATCCACCGTGACCATCCGCCTCTCCGACCTTTACTACGATCTGCCGCCTCACCTTATCGCCCAACAACCGTGCGAACGACGCGATCACGCCCGATTGCTTGTCCTCGACCGTCGCACGGGCGCGCGCCGGGACGCCTACGTGTACAACCTGCCGGAATTCCTGCGCAGCGGCGATGTTCTCGTTCTCAACGACACGCGCGTCTTTCCAGCGCGGCTCATCGGACGCCGTGAACCAAGCGGCGCTACGGTTGAGGTTTTGCTGGTGCGGGAACAATCGCCCGGCGTCTGGACGGCGCTCGTCAAACCGGGCCGGCGCGTCCGCGTCGGCGATCGGCTTGTTTTCGGCGACGGGTTGTTGCGTGGGCTCGTCACGGGGCGTACCGAAGACGGGCAAAGAACCATCGCGTTTGAAGACGTAGGCGACTTTTTCGCCCTCCTCGACGAGATTGGACGTACGCCGCTGCCGCCCTACATTGCGCGCGAGCAGGACAACCCCGCCGACCGCGAACGCTACCAGACGGTTTACGCCGCCGCGCCGGGTTCCATCGCTGCGCCGACCGCCGGCCTACACTTCACGCCGGAACTGCTGGCGACGCTCGCCGCCCAAGGCGTCGAAATCGTCAAGCTGACGCTGCACGTTGGCTACGGCACATTTCAGCCTGTCCGTACGGAGAACTTGGCGGCGCACCGCGTCGAGCCGGAAGTTTACATGGTGCCGGAGGAAACTGCCCGGCGCGTCACGGCGGCCAAGCGTGAAGGGCGGCGCGTCATCGCTGTTGGGACGACATCCACGCGGACGCTCGAAACCGTCGCGCGCGTTACCAAAGACGGCGTGGAAATCGTCGCCGGACAGGGCATGACGGATTTGACCATCGTGCCCGGCTTTTGCTTCCATGTGCTTGACGGCCTCATGACCAACTTCCATTTGCCGCAGTCGTCGCTGCTGGCGCTGGTCGTCGCATTTGCAGGCTATACACCGGTGATGGACGCTTACCGGCACGCTGTCGCCGCCGAGTATCGCTTTTACAGCTACGGCGACGCGATGCTCATTCTGTAACGCCGCGTACGAGCAACGTCCAAAATCGCTGGGCGGTCCCCCTTGCCCCGGACGAAACTTTCCATTGTTCGCTGCGTTCATGCGACTGTTGTCATTCTCAATTTCGCCTTTCGAGGTATTTTGCCCGATGAAGCTTGCCTGCCTCCGCAGGCTAACCGGCGCTGCGTTGGCCGCCGCGTTATGCCTACCCAACCCGTTGCTCATCGTCACCGCCAAGGCCGACACGCCGGCGACCAGGGTGGCGCTGCCGCCCGGCGTCACGCGCGTCGCCAGTGTGGAAGGCATCACGGAGTATCGGCTTGAAAACGGTCTTCGCGTGTTGCTTTTCCCGGATCAGTCCAAGCAAACCATCACCGTCAACATCACCTACTTGGTCGGCTCGCGGCATGAAAACTACGGCGAGACCGGCATGGCGCACCTGCTGGAACACCTTGTGTTTAAGGGCACGCCGCGCCATCCGGACATCCCCAAGGAGCTTTCCGAGCGGGGCGCGCGCCCGAACGGCACGACGTGGTTTGACCGTACGAACTACTTCGAGACCTTTCAGGCGACGGAAGACAACCTCCGGTGGGCGCTTGATCTGGAAGCCGACCGGATGGTGAACAGTTTTATCGCCAAAAAAGACCTCGATTCAGAAATGACCGTCGTGCGCAACGAGTTTGAGGCGGGTGAAAACAGCCCGTACCGCGTACTACTCCAGCGGATGCACGCGGCGGCCTACGACTGGCATAACTACGGCAAGTCCACGATTGGCGCGCGCGCCGACATCGAGAATGTGCCGATTGAGCGCCTCCGGGCGTTTTACCGCAAGTACTACCAGCCGGATAACGCCGTCCTGCTCGTGGCCGGCAAGTTTGATGAGGAAAAAACCCTCAAGATGATTCACGAATACTTTGGTCCGATCCCAAGGCCAACGCGCGTATTGGAGCCGACCTACACACTTGACCCGACGCAGGACGGCGAACGGCAGGTCATCGTTCGGCGCGTTGGGGATACCAAAGTCGTTATGGCGTGCTACCACGTGCCGGCGGCGGCGCATCCTGACAAACCGGCGGTACAGATTTTGGCCGGCGTCATCGGAGACACGCCTTCCGGGCGGCTGCACAAGGCGCTGGTGGAAGCCAAGGATCCAGTTTTGAAAGCGGCGTTCGTGCAGGGCTTCAGCTTCGATACCAAAGAGCCAGGCCTCGTCAACTTCGCCGCCGTGCTGCCGATGGCGTCCGACATCGAGGCTGTCCGCAAAATTTTTCTGACGACGATTGAGGAAACTGCCGGGGCCAAGCCGCCGACGGCCGAAGAAGTGGAGCGCATCCGACGGCAGTACCTTGCCGACATCGAGCAAACGCTCAACAACTCGGAACGGTTGGGCTTGGAACTCAGTGAATGGATTGGCGCGGGCGACTGGCGACTGTTTTTCCTCAACCGCGACCGGCTCAAGCAAGTCACGGTAGAGGACGTGCGGCGTGTCGCCAAAGCTTATCTCAAGCCTGACAACCGGACGGTGGGCCTGTTCATTCCGACGGAAAAGCCTGACCGCGCGGAAATTCCGCCGACGCCCGACGTAGCGGCGCTTGTGAAAGACTACAAGAGCGATGTCACGGTTGCGGCGGGGGAAACGTTTGATCCGACGCCGGAAAACATCGAGGCGCGCTCCATCTATCCTGCGCCACGGGGCGGCTTACAGATGGTGCTGCTACCGAAAAAGACGCGCGGCAACACCGTTACGCTGGCGATGAAGCTCCGGCTTGGGAACGCGCAGGCGCTGCGCAATCAGGCGGCGGCCGGAGCTCTTACAGCGCAACTGCTGTCGCGTGGCACAAAGAAGAAAACCCGCCAACAGATTGCAGATGAGTTTGACCGCTTGAAGGCGCAGGGCGGCGTGTCCGGCGACGCCACAAGCGTCAACTTCTACGTGACAACGACGCGCGAAAACCTGCCTGCCGTCATGCGGCTTGGTGCGGAAATCCTGCGCGAGCCGTCATTCCCAGAAAGCGAGTTTGAGCAACTCAAGCAGCAAACCATCGCCCGTATCGAACAAAACCGCCGCGAGCCGCAGAACGTGGCGTTGGTTGCCTTCCGACGCCATATTGCGCCCTACCCGAAGGACGACGTGCGCTACACGCCGCTGCCCGATGAGGAAATCGCACGGATCAAAGCTGTGACGTTGGCAGACGTCAAACGTTTCTACGAGACGTTCTACGGCGTTTCCAACGCTCAGCTTGCCGTCGTCGGCGATTTTGACGCAGCCGAGATTGAAAAGCTTGGCAACGAGTTGTTCGGCGACTGGAAGGCCAAAACGCCCTTTGTTCGGATTGAAACCCCTTTTCAGGCCGTCCCGCCGGTGGATGAAACGTTTGAAACGCCCGACAAGGCAAACGCCTTCTTTGTCGCCGGGCAGCCGCTGGAAATCCGCGACGACGATCCAGACTACCCGGCCCTGGTTCTAGCCAGCTACATTTTCGGCGGCGGCTTCCTCAACTCCCGTTTAGCAGTGCGCATTCGCCAAACGGAAGGCATCAGCTATGGCGTCGGCGCACAGTTGCAGGTGAGTTCACTCGATCGCAGCGGAGCGTTTGTCGTGTTCGCCATCTACGCGCCCCAGAATCTGGCGCGGCTTGAGGCAGCTTTCAAGGAAGAGGTCGAGCGGGCCGTGCGGGAAGGATTCACACTAAAAGAAGTCGAAGTGGCTAAGGCCGGCTATCTCCAAGAGCGGCAGGTGGCGCGGGCGCAGGATCGGGAACTGGCGCCGGGATTAGTCAACTATCGCTACCTTGGGCGGCGACTGACGTGGGAGGCTGATTTTGAGGCGAAGATCAAGGCCCTGACGCCGGAGCAGGTGTCGGCGGCGTTCGCCAAGTACATCAGCTACGACAAGATGAGCCGCTTCAAAGCCGGCGATTTCGCTAAAGTGAAGGGAGAAACACAGCCCAAGTAGCCTTGTTCACACGGTTCGGCGCAGAGCGTCCGTGCTCTGCGCCGAATACTTTCCCTGGCTTGCGCGCCCAAAAATCACGGGAACTTTCTGCGTCGCCCATCGTCTTGGGCAACCGAGTCAAACCCCGGCCGCCGTCGTCTCATGCGACGAATGTTTTCGCGGCCGTGACTTTTTCTGGTGAGGCCAACCTTATGAAACCGATGGCACAACGTTGTTGTCCGACGCTTCGTAAACGGTGGACTGGCTTTGTTGGCACGACGGTTCTTCCGCTTTACTTGGCTGCGGCCGCCTTCGCCGCCGAACAACCACGCACCGGTTTGCCCGACGTACAACAGCCACCCGCTACAGCGGCCAGCGACGCCGAAACCATGTTCCGCCGTCCCACTGTCTATCTGGGCGTCTTTCCCCAGACACTTTCCGAGCAACGTGCCGCTGAGCTTGGCGTGTCGCCTCCCCAAGGAGTGTATTTAGTAAAAGTCGTCGAAGGTAGCCCAGCTGATCGGGCTGGGCTGAAACGCGGCGACGTGGTGGTGTCCATCAACGGGCAGGCGGTTGTCAACGGCGAGCACTTCCGCGACCTGCTCCGCAAGCAAACGCCCGGACAAGCAATGACGCTCGGCGTTGTCCGCGACAAACAACGGCTCACACTCACGGTCGTGCCGGAAAAGCCGCGCGTCAGCGTGCTGGCTCTGCCGGACGGGCCGTTTGGGATCACGATTGACCCGGAAGCCTGCCGCGAACAAGTGGAGCAATTCCGTGAGCAAGCCGAGCGAGTGCGCGAGATGGCGGAGCAAATGCGGCGTCTTGGCGAACAGCGCCGCGCCGAAATCAAAGGCGGCGCTCTGGCGATGGTGTTCAGCGATCGGGGGCGGCTTGGCGTTCGGACGCAAACGCTGTCTGAACAGCTTGCACGTTACTTCGGTGTTACGGAAGGCGTCCTTGTGACGGAAGTTATTCCCGGTTCCCCGGCTGAGAAAGCCGGTATTCGCGCCGGTGACTGCCTAGTAAAGATTGGCGACCGTCCGATTCGGGATAGCCGCGACTTAGCCCGTGAGTTGCGCCGCGCCGAAGCCGGCGAGATCAAGGTGACGCTTGTGCGGGACAAACAGTCGCTCGTCGTCACACCGACGCTTGGCCCAGCGACGCCACAGGGAGCCTGTCAGTTTGAGCCGCTAGACTTTTGCTTTGAGGTTCACCTGCCCCGCATCGAGCTGTTTTTTGGGCCGATGTGAAGACGCGGCCGAAGTAGATCGGAGAAGGGTGAGGGATGCTAGAAACGACTCGCATTCTTCACCCTAACGGCGATGTGAAGCCTTACCGCCAGAAGCGTCTGAAAACACTGAGCGCCTACCTCTGCTCGACTTCCAAACGCCCGTCGCTTCCGCCTGAGCCGTCAATACACGTCACGCTTTCAGCCTCTCACCTGAGGCAGTTGTTCAATCAACCTTCGTAAGCAATCTTCGGCTATGGCGGATTCCTCCGCACCTATGCGCCGGATCGCAACCAGCTTGTCTGTGCTTCTTGTGTTGGCCTGCGGCGTCGCCTTTTTCTGGCGGTTAGGCGATCTTGGTTTGCTTGGCCCTGATGAACCCCGCTACGCGCGCGTCGCCCGTGAAATGTGGACGCAGGGCGAGTGGATCACGCCAACGCTCGGTAAAACGCCATGGTTTGAAAAGCCGGCGCTTCTTTACTGGCTGATTGGCCTCGGCTATCACCTCATCGGCGTCAACGAGTGGGCGGTGCGCCTGCCGTCGGCTGTTGCCGCCACACTAACCGTTCTGGCGTTGAGCGCGCTCCGACCTGCTCATCTCGGTTGGTCGGCCGCCCTGATAGCGACAACCAGCCCCCTCATGCTGGCTTTCGCACGGGCTGCTACATTTGAAGCCCTTCTTACATTTGCTGTTACGATCTCATTGCTCATGTTTCATCTGAGCTTTGAAGCGGTGCAGTCCGGATGGAGAATGACGGTGGACTTTGCTCGTGTGTTATTTTATGTTTTTCTTGGCATCGGGTTGCTCGCCAAGGGTTTAGTTGGCTTAGTACTACCTGTCGGCAGCATTTTGCTTTACGCGCTGGTTGTGCCGGATGTACGGCGACAGCCGGCTTTTTTCCTCCGTACTCTGCGCCCCCTGACCGGTTTGTTCATCACGGCGGCTGTGGCGGGTATTTGGTATATCCCTGTCATGGCCCAACATGGTTGGGCGTTCGTTGAGGAATTTTTCATCGCCCACCACTTTCAGCGCTTTACCTCCAACCGATTCCGGCATCCCGGCCCAGCGTACTACTACGCGCCAATCGTTCTACTGGGCGTTCTCCCTTGGACGCCATTCCTGTTGGCGGGCCTGTATCGTAGCCTTCGGCGTCTGTGGCGGCCAAACAAATTAGAAAACGCTTTAAGTGAAGCGCCCCAAAGCTTGATTTGGCTTGCTCTGTGCGCTTTTACCTTCCCGATCCTTTTTTTCAGTTTTTCAGGGTCGAAGCTTCCCGGCTACGTCCTACCGGCCATCCCCTTCGCCGCCATCCTTGCGGCCTATGGCTTTTGGAGTCTGTCAGCGCGAATGCGCACGCTGTGGCTTGGCGTCGCCGGATTGGGACAAGTTGGACTGTATATCGGACTTCAGATTTTCATTGATAAAAGTCTGATGGAAAAAACTTTGAGCTTTATAGAACTTTTCGCCGGAGGGTTGCTTGTCGCTGGCTTGGGCGTCAGCGCTGTGTACGCGGCGCAACCGTCTGACGCCCTACTTCGTCTGTCCGGCGGGACGTTGCTCCTTGTCCTATGGCTCACAACATCCTTTCCGGCGCTTGAAGCAAAGTTTTCTACTAAGGGCCTCAGCGCTGCGATTGACCGTGCCGCCCAGCCCGGTGAAATCGTCGCCTTCTTCGGCTGCCGCGAGTACGCACCTGTGTTTTATAACCCAGCGTATACAACTTGCTGTGACGCCACTCGTGAGCCGTATCATCTTCCCAACCAAGCAGCCGTTGCCGCCGCTGTCGCCGAACGCCGCACCCTGCTGGTTGTCGTTCCAAAAGCGCGGCTGGCAATGTTGCAGTCATCCGCCTATACCCTAACGCTGCTCGGCGAAGCAGGACGGTTCACCCTCGCCCGCCTAACGGCGACTGGGCCGCCGTCACCCAAGGCGTGAGAAGTCGGTGACGACTGACTTATCACCTAACACGACGTTGTGCAGCACACTGTTGGCGCCGACGTGGACGCCTCGCCCCAGCACTGAACCGAACACCACCGCCCCCTCCGCCAGACGCGAACCGGACAACACGACGCTGTCCACCACCTGCACGCCTTCCTCCAAATAGCAGTTTGCCCCAATAACTGAACGGATCACCGACACCCCGGCCTTGAGCGTTGCTCCGGCGTCCACTACCGAGCCGTCGGCTGTCAACATCGGCGATGACTCCGGCGGATAGCGCCGGAGCTTCCCAGCTAAAACATCTGCGTTGG
It includes:
- the queA gene encoding tRNA preQ1(34) S-adenosylmethionine ribosyltransferase-isomerase QueA codes for the protein MRLSDLYYDLPPHLIAQQPCERRDHARLLVLDRRTGARRDAYVYNLPEFLRSGDVLVLNDTRVFPARLIGRREPSGATVEVLLVREQSPGVWTALVKPGRRVRVGDRLVFGDGLLRGLVTGRTEDGQRTIAFEDVGDFFALLDEIGRTPLPPYIAREQDNPADRERYQTVYAAAPGSIAAPTAGLHFTPELLATLAAQGVEIVKLTLHVGYGTFQPVRTENLAAHRVEPEVYMVPEETARRVTAAKREGRRVIAVGTTSTRTLETVARVTKDGVEIVAGQGMTDLTIVPGFCFHVLDGLMTNFHLPQSSLLALVVAFAGYTPVMDAYRHAVAAEYRFYSYGDAMLIL
- a CDS encoding PDZ domain-containing protein → MAQRCCPTLRKRWTGFVGTTVLPLYLAAAAFAAEQPRTGLPDVQQPPATAASDAETMFRRPTVYLGVFPQTLSEQRAAELGVSPPQGVYLVKVVEGSPADRAGLKRGDVVVSINGQAVVNGEHFRDLLRKQTPGQAMTLGVVRDKQRLTLTVVPEKPRVSVLALPDGPFGITIDPEACREQVEQFREQAERVREMAEQMRRLGEQRRAEIKGGALAMVFSDRGRLGVRTQTLSEQLARYFGVTEGVLVTEVIPGSPAEKAGIRAGDCLVKIGDRPIRDSRDLARELRRAEAGEIKVTLVRDKQSLVVTPTLGPATPQGACQFEPLDFCFEVHLPRIELFFGPM
- a CDS encoding nucleoside triphosphate pyrophosphohydrolase family protein; protein product: MTLNEYQQAAARTAAYPNRGANLIYPVLGLASEAGEVAGKLKKVIRDADGKLSPEQRERLLAEVGDVLWYVAAVCTELDASLEAVARANLAKLASRAERHVIGGDGDVR
- a CDS encoding glycosyltransferase family 39 protein; protein product: MLLVLACGVAFFWRLGDLGLLGPDEPRYARVAREMWTQGEWITPTLGKTPWFEKPALLYWLIGLGYHLIGVNEWAVRLPSAVAATLTVLALSALRPAHLGWSAALIATTSPLMLAFARAATFEALLTFAVTISLLMFHLSFEAVQSGWRMTVDFARVLFYVFLGIGLLAKGLVGLVLPVGSILLYALVVPDVRRQPAFFLRTLRPLTGLFITAAVAGIWYIPVMAQHGWAFVEEFFIAHHFQRFTSNRFRHPGPAYYYAPIVLLGVLPWTPFLLAGLYRSLRRLWRPNKLENALSEAPQSLIWLALCAFTFPILFFSFSGSKLPGYVLPAIPFAAILAAYGFWSLSARMRTLWLGVAGLGQVGLYIGLQIFIDKSLMEKTLSFIELFAGGLLVAGLGVSAVYAAQPSDALLRLSGGTLLLVLWLTTSFPALEAKFSTKGLSAAIDRAAQPGEIVAFFGCREYAPVFYNPAYTTCCDATREPYHLPNQAAVAAAVAERRTLLVVVPKARLAMLQSSAYTLTLLGEAGRFTLARLTATGPPSPKA
- a CDS encoding insulinase family protein, which produces MKLACLRRLTGAALAAALCLPNPLLIVTAKADTPATRVALPPGVTRVASVEGITEYRLENGLRVLLFPDQSKQTITVNITYLVGSRHENYGETGMAHLLEHLVFKGTPRHPDIPKELSERGARPNGTTWFDRTNYFETFQATEDNLRWALDLEADRMVNSFIAKKDLDSEMTVVRNEFEAGENSPYRVLLQRMHAAAYDWHNYGKSTIGARADIENVPIERLRAFYRKYYQPDNAVLLVAGKFDEEKTLKMIHEYFGPIPRPTRVLEPTYTLDPTQDGERQVIVRRVGDTKVVMACYHVPAAAHPDKPAVQILAGVIGDTPSGRLHKALVEAKDPVLKAAFVQGFSFDTKEPGLVNFAAVLPMASDIEAVRKIFLTTIEETAGAKPPTAEEVERIRRQYLADIEQTLNNSERLGLELSEWIGAGDWRLFFLNRDRLKQVTVEDVRRVAKAYLKPDNRTVGLFIPTEKPDRAEIPPTPDVAALVKDYKSDVTVAAGETFDPTPENIEARSIYPAPRGGLQMVLLPKKTRGNTVTLAMKLRLGNAQALRNQAAAGALTAQLLSRGTKKKTRQQIADEFDRLKAQGGVSGDATSVNFYVTTTRENLPAVMRLGAEILREPSFPESEFEQLKQQTIARIEQNRREPQNVALVAFRRHIAPYPKDDVRYTPLPDEEIARIKAVTLADVKRFYETFYGVSNAQLAVVGDFDAAEIEKLGNELFGDWKAKTPFVRIETPFQAVPPVDETFETPDKANAFFVAGQPLEIRDDDPDYPALVLASYIFGGGFLNSRLAVRIRQTEGISYGVGAQLQVSSLDRSGAFVVFAIYAPQNLARLEAAFKEEVERAVREGFTLKEVEVAKAGYLQERQVARAQDRELAPGLVNYRYLGRRLTWEADFEAKIKALTPEQVSAAFAKYISYDKMSRFKAGDFAKVKGETQPK
- a CDS encoding CvpA family protein encodes the protein MTAFDWLAGVVLVFSIVSGALRGMIKTVVSVGALLGGLVVALVFYDDIGRGFAALGLASPIAYGLGFLAPILAAGVGGAFLTRRLRKAMRKMSLAKLDRLGGMALGVGRAWLILSAVYLVLTAFPAQPAFVLNARIAPLIKPGARLLTEWGRADLRSRFEQGLATLRRMKATALPRATSPGEPAAGERSAPGRPNAVASGRK
- the radA gene encoding DNA repair protein RadA — its product is MPKEKTIFACQQCGYQSRKWLGRCPDCGAWNSFVEEREEKTVSAAALARGLGGSKASAKLAAKIAPTLYAQVPSQDDLRLSSGIAELDRVLGGGIVPGSLLLIGGDPGIGKSTLLLQMAAGLSCRGERVLYVSGEESERQIKLRGDRLGLRPGDLHLLPETCLERVLEVVANLKPTLIVVDSIQTAYSERLDSAPGSVSQVRETAGQCLLLAKHQGIPIFLIGHVTKDGALAGPKTLEHIVDTVIYFEGERHHNHRVIRAVKNRFGATNELGMFEMTGSGLVPVANPSALFLQQRPVGVAGSVVVACMEGTRPMLVELQALVSSSKYGTGRRTVEGVEPNRVALLIAMLEKRAGLQMLGDDVFVNVAGGLTLAEPAVDLGIVAALASSFRNTAIDPATVVFGEVGLAGEVRATSQPAARLREVAAMGFERVIMPAGNLPGLDVPDGLEVIGVRSVLDALDALF